In Acidobacteriota bacterium, one genomic interval encodes:
- a CDS encoding cytochrome c3, producing MLANENREPILWAKVNVIPDSAMVHFNHRAHARAGVECLTCHGDVASMTVAEPVRNVADMGWCVECHRENEASDDCLACHR from the coding sequence ATGCTCGCGAATGAGAACCGGGAGCCGATCCTGTGGGCGAAGGTCAATGTGATTCCCGACTCGGCGATGGTGCACTTCAACCACAGGGCCCATGCGCGGGCGGGGGTCGAGTGCTTGACGTGCCACGGTGACGTGGCTTCGATGACGGTGGCCGAGCCGGTGCGGAATGTGGCCGACATGGGCTGGTGCGTCGAGTGCCACCGCGAAAACGAGGCCAGTGACGACTGCCTGGCGTGCCATCGGTGA
- a CDS encoding glutathione S-transferase family protein — MTIQLYHCQGARSLRAVWTLEEMGIDYDLHVLPFPPRVFKKDYLGTNLLGTVPYMIDGDVHMTESSGIAKYLVDRYGPTPLAVDVDDPEYGAYLNWLFYSDATLTFPQTLFLRYTRLEPEERRVPQVAEDYRRWFLGRLRLVESATSDGRDFLCCDRLTIADICVGYGLKLAESLGIDDFGENVRRYWTRLQEVPSYQRIREV, encoded by the coding sequence GTGACGATCCAGCTCTACCACTGCCAGGGCGCCCGGTCGCTGCGTGCAGTCTGGACGCTGGAGGAGATGGGCATCGACTACGACCTACATGTGCTGCCCTTCCCGCCGCGGGTGTTCAAGAAGGACTACCTGGGGACCAACCTCCTCGGCACGGTTCCCTACATGATCGACGGCGACGTTCACATGACGGAGTCCTCGGGCATCGCCAAGTACCTGGTCGACCGCTACGGTCCGACGCCGCTCGCCGTCGACGTGGACGACCCGGAGTACGGCGCGTACCTGAACTGGCTGTTCTACAGCGACGCGACGCTGACTTTCCCGCAGACGCTGTTCCTGCGCTACACGCGGCTGGAGCCCGAGGAGCGGAGGGTGCCGCAGGTCGCGGAGGACTACCGCCGGTGGTTCCTGGGCCGGTTGCGGCTGGTCGAGTCGGCGACCTCGGACGGCCGTGACTTTCTGTGTTGCGACCGCCTCACGATCGCCGACATCTGCGTCGGCTACGGCCTGAAGTTGGCGGAGTCGCTCGGCATCGACGACTTCGGCGAGAACGTGCGGCGCTACTGGACGCGGCTGCAGGAAGTCCCCTCGTACCAGCGGATCCGAGAGGTCTGA
- a CDS encoding enoyl-CoA hydratase-related protein: protein MSNQPGTECTLYEVKSGAAWITLNRPERRNALSPTLVTEVYDHVAAAQADDNVRSIVITGAGKGFCSGADLKRQPGESEPERIVPYPDVLTAIWEGEKPVIAAVNGHAFAGGLGMVAASDLVITAEEAMFSFSEVRIGVIPAIIAVVCLRKLGPHHGMRLFLTGDRFSGRQAVDFGLAHKAVPRDELMATVQEEIDAINLGGPNAVVECKKLVRAVPDISLAEGFELTQGWSRRMFQSEEAAEGMAAFREKRKPSWAAAVGSGGESS from the coding sequence ATGTCGAACCAGCCTGGTACGGAGTGCACGCTCTACGAGGTCAAGAGCGGCGCCGCCTGGATCACGCTGAACCGTCCGGAGCGACGAAACGCACTGTCGCCGACGCTGGTTACCGAGGTCTACGACCACGTTGCCGCGGCGCAGGCCGACGACAACGTGCGCTCGATCGTGATCACCGGCGCCGGCAAAGGCTTCTGCTCGGGCGCCGATCTCAAGCGGCAGCCGGGTGAGAGCGAGCCGGAGCGCATCGTGCCTTATCCGGACGTGCTGACAGCGATCTGGGAAGGCGAGAAGCCGGTGATCGCCGCGGTGAACGGTCACGCCTTCGCCGGCGGCCTGGGCATGGTCGCGGCCTCGGATCTCGTGATCACCGCCGAAGAGGCGATGTTCAGCTTCAGCGAGGTGCGGATCGGCGTCATCCCGGCGATCATCGCCGTCGTCTGCCTGCGCAAGCTCGGGCCGCACCACGGCATGAGGCTCTTCCTGACCGGGGACCGCTTCAGCGGTCGTCAGGCCGTGGACTTCGGCCTGGCCCACAAGGCCGTGCCGCGCGACGAGTTGATGGCGACGGTCCAGGAGGAGATCGACGCGATCAACCTGGGCGGCCCGAACGCGGTCGTCGAGTGCAAGAAGCTGGTCCGGGCGGTTCCCGACATCTCGCTCGCCGAGGGGTTCGAACTGACCCAGGGCTGGAGCCGGCGCATGTTCCAGAGCGAGGAGGCGGCCGAGGGCATGGCGGCGTTCCGCGAGAAGCGCAAGCCGAGTTGGGCGGCGGCCGTCGGGTCCGGCGGAGAGTCCTCGTGA